The following coding sequences are from one Candidatus Cloacimonadota bacterium window:
- the speD gene encoding adenosylmethionine decarboxylase codes for MQALGRQILVEFYDCDKDILQDEQAIRTALIDACVIGKATVVTDTFHSFSPHGVSGVVVIAESHVAIHTWPEYGYAAVDIFTCGQTIEPWDLFHHLEKCFKSKHSSKMEIRRGLFETGGEPLKHKPD; via the coding sequence ATGCAAGCACTTGGCAGACAGATACTGGTCGAATTTTACGACTGCGATAAAGACATCCTGCAGGACGAACAGGCCATCCGCACGGCCCTCATCGACGCCTGCGTGATCGGCAAAGCCACCGTTGTAACGGACACCTTCCATTCCTTCAGCCCCCACGGCGTCAGCGGCGTGGTGGTGATCGCCGAATCCCACGTGGCCATCCACACCTGGCCGGAATATGGCTACGCGGCGGTGGACATCTTCACCTGCGGCCAAACCATCGAGCCCTGGGACCTCTTCCACCACCTGGAAAAATGCTTTAAAAGCAAACACAGCAGCAAGATGGAGATCCGGCGCGGCCTCTTCGAAACCGGTGGGGAACCCCTCAAACACAAACCGGACTGA
- the speE gene encoding polyamine aminopropyltransferase, giving the protein MNHWHTDFHSPHRGLTFAVEQLLHTEQSAFQKIEVLQTPAFGKVLLLDDVLMLTETDEFTYHEMLAHPALFSHPEPQSVLIIGGGDCGTLTRVLQHSTVSRVLMVELDERVTRVSKRFFPQLAKAGDDPRAELLFADGIGFVRDTEEQFDVILIDSTDPVGPAEGLFREPFFADCRRALKPGGILCLQSESPWMPELGKVIGEVHRDLRSLFPLVRAYSAAIQTYQAGLWLFQLASTSPDPLAPEVGARISSAALPTRYYNRDLHYAAFSLPTFVLEQLG; this is encoded by the coding sequence TTGAACCACTGGCACACGGATTTTCACAGCCCCCACCGCGGCCTCACCTTCGCGGTGGAACAACTGCTCCACACCGAACAGAGCGCTTTTCAGAAGATCGAGGTGCTGCAAACCCCCGCCTTCGGCAAGGTGTTGCTGCTGGACGACGTGCTTATGCTCACGGAGACGGATGAGTTCACCTACCACGAAATGCTGGCCCATCCGGCCCTGTTCAGCCATCCGGAGCCCCAAAGCGTGCTCATCATAGGCGGCGGCGATTGCGGCACCCTCACCCGGGTGCTGCAGCACAGTACCGTCAGCCGGGTTTTGATGGTGGAGCTCGACGAGCGCGTCACCAGGGTCTCCAAACGCTTTTTTCCCCAATTGGCCAAAGCCGGGGACGATCCCCGCGCGGAACTGCTTTTCGCCGACGGGATCGGATTTGTGAGGGACACGGAAGAGCAATTCGACGTCATCCTGATCGACAGCACCGATCCCGTGGGGCCGGCGGAGGGATTGTTCCGTGAGCCCTTTTTCGCGGATTGTCGCCGCGCCCTCAAGCCCGGCGGGATCTTGTGTTTGCAGTCGGAAAGCCCCTGGATGCCTGAACTGGGAAAGGTGATCGGCGAGGTCCACCGCGACCTCCGCTCCCTCTTTCCGCTGGTGAGGGCTTACAGCGCCGCCATCCAGACCTACCAGGCCGGCCTCTGGCTCTTCCAACTGGCCTCCACCTCCCCCGACCCCCTCGCCCCGGAAGTGGGGGCCAGGATCAGCTCCGCCGCCCTTCCCACCCGCTATTACAACCGCGACCTGCACTACGCGGCCTTTTCCCTGCCCACTTTCGTGCTGGAGCAACTCGGCTGA
- a CDS encoding aminopeptidase: protein MPINYQETKSQILSFRPAYEAKLSQLAALELPASFPLREFFSASREAILQGAEFSRLLASDPEFKAITLEELKAMNAEFYAPVEPQTGYPNCIANPDHTVQLFGDGLGQFCAAVYSGFRACRHYLIREDYLGLDSQLQLFFDLHALAAAGDTDLAAWTSAYRKSRLNELELAVTWGNLTSYIPDFSYFANIVKTADLADLRYLYRYGAHLSEHDLAMAEFLSAYPAGELEAIAKFIVQSWVDGFTRAKKDYRIKRFANLMIPCGMERLGRLLITELERIGITPLVGQPHSQGINKQYGYDHRFDSALLLDREYVDLQLEAVAKSLEGLKETISLQAGPVYVELFGETPFSPEAKATALKLSADQQLLNREQRGRFAEMYYQHYRREETSFTIIAFPSPEIGPKFREIFADTLKINLLDSNKYAQIQQKLIDVLDTAEFVHVKGKPDNDTDILVKMHTITDPDKQTNFENCVADVNIPVGEVFTSPKLTGTTGTLHVEDIYLGSLRYFNLRMRFEDGWVKDYSCTNFDDPAEGKKYIHENLLLPHDTLPIGEFAIGTNTLAYQIARKHGIQALLPILIIEKMGPHFAIGDTCFSHEEEAPHPNFLNGKEMIAVDNEKSATRKEDPIGAYTQKHMDITLPYDMLASITALNPDGKQHFIIQDGRFVVPGTEELNIPLDELTT from the coding sequence ATGCCGATCAACTACCAAGAGACCAAGTCCCAAATCCTCTCTTTCCGCCCCGCCTATGAAGCCAAGCTGAGCCAACTGGCCGCGCTCGAACTCCCAGCCAGCTTTCCCCTGCGGGAATTTTTCTCCGCCTCGCGTGAGGCCATCCTTCAGGGCGCTGAATTCTCCCGCCTGCTGGCCAGCGATCCGGAATTCAAAGCCATTACCTTGGAAGAACTTAAGGCCATGAACGCGGAGTTCTACGCCCCGGTCGAACCCCAGACCGGCTACCCCAACTGCATTGCCAACCCCGATCACACCGTTCAGCTCTTCGGAGACGGTCTGGGCCAGTTCTGCGCGGCCGTTTACTCCGGCTTCCGGGCTTGCCGCCATTACCTTATCAGGGAAGACTATCTTGGCCTCGACAGCCAGCTGCAGCTCTTTTTCGACCTTCACGCCCTGGCCGCCGCGGGTGACACCGACCTGGCCGCCTGGACCTCCGCCTACCGGAAATCCCGCCTGAACGAGCTCGAACTGGCGGTCACCTGGGGCAATCTGACCAGTTACATCCCCGATTTCAGCTATTTTGCCAATATCGTGAAAACAGCCGACCTGGCCGATCTCCGCTACCTTTACCGCTACGGAGCGCACCTCAGCGAACACGACCTGGCCATGGCGGAATTCCTGAGCGCCTACCCCGCCGGTGAGCTGGAGGCTATAGCGAAATTCATCGTCCAGAGCTGGGTGGACGGCTTCACCCGCGCCAAAAAGGATTACCGGATCAAGAGATTCGCGAACCTGATGATCCCCTGTGGCATGGAGCGCCTGGGGCGCCTGCTGATCACTGAACTGGAGCGCATCGGAATCACTCCGCTGGTGGGCCAGCCCCACAGCCAGGGCATCAACAAGCAGTACGGCTACGACCACCGTTTCGACAGCGCCCTCCTGCTCGATCGCGAGTACGTGGACCTGCAGCTGGAGGCGGTGGCCAAGTCCCTGGAAGGACTGAAGGAAACCATCTCGCTGCAGGCCGGGCCCGTTTACGTGGAGCTGTTCGGCGAAACACCCTTCTCGCCGGAAGCCAAGGCCACCGCCCTCAAACTGAGTGCCGATCAGCAACTGCTTAACCGCGAACAGCGCGGGCGCTTCGCCGAAATGTACTACCAACACTATCGTCGCGAGGAAACCAGCTTCACCATCATCGCCTTCCCCTCCCCGGAGATCGGCCCCAAATTCCGGGAAATATTCGCCGACACCCTGAAGATAAACCTTCTGGATTCAAACAAATACGCCCAGATCCAGCAGAAGCTCATCGACGTGCTGGACACCGCGGAATTCGTGCACGTGAAAGGCAAACCCGACAACGACACCGACATCCTGGTGAAAATGCACACCATCACCGATCCCGACAAGCAGACCAACTTCGAGAACTGCGTGGCCGACGTGAACATCCCGGTGGGCGAAGTCTTCACCTCGCCGAAACTTACCGGCACCACCGGCACCCTGCACGTGGAGGACATCTACCTGGGCAGCCTGCGCTACTTCAACCTGAGGATGCGCTTCGAGGATGGCTGGGTGAAGGATTACTCCTGCACAAACTTTGACGACCCCGCCGAAGGCAAAAAGTACATCCACGAAAACCTGTTGCTGCCCCACGACACCCTGCCCATCGGCGAATTCGCGATCGGCACCAACACCCTGGCCTACCAGATCGCCCGCAAACACGGCATCCAGGCCCTGCTGCCCATTCTCATCATCGAAAAAATGGGCCCCCACTTCGCCATCGGCGACACCTGCTTCAGCCACGAGGAGGAAGCGCCGCATCCGAACTTCCTGAACGGCAAGGAGATGATCGCGGTGGACAACGAGAAATCCGCCACCCGTAAGGAAGACCCCATCGGAGCCTACACCCAGAAACACATGGACATCACCCTCCCCTACGACATGCTGGCCTCCATCACCGCCCTCAATCCTGACGGCAAACAGCATTTCATCATCCAGGACGGACGCTTCGTGGTGCCCGGCACCGAGGAACTGAATATCCCGCTGGATGAACTGACCACCTGA